The following proteins are encoded in a genomic region of Melopsittacus undulatus isolate bMelUnd1 chromosome 8, bMelUnd1.mat.Z, whole genome shotgun sequence:
- the EEF1B2 gene encoding elongation factor 1-beta, protein MGFGDLKSAAGLRVLNDFLADRSYIEGYVPSQADIAVFEAISAPPPADLFHALRWYNHIKSYEKQKASLPGVKKALGKYGPADVEDTTGAATDSKDDDDIDLFGSDDEEESEEAKKLREERLAQYESKKSKKPAVVAKSSILLDVKPWDDETDMAKLEECVRSIQADGLVWGSSKLVPVGYGIKKLQIQCVVEDDKVGTDMLEERITAFEDYVQSMDVAAFNKI, encoded by the exons ATGGGCTTCGGGGACCTGAAGTCCGCTGCTGGCCTCCGGGTCCTCAATGATTTCCTGGCTGACAGGAGCTATATCGAGGG GTATGTCCCATCTCAGGCTGACATAGCAGTCTTCGAAGCAATCAGTGCTCCACCTCCGGCAGACTTGTTTCACGCTCTTCGGTGGTACAATCATATTAAGTCGTAcgaaaagcaaaaagcaag CTTGCCAGGAGTAAAGAAGGCTTTGGGGAAATATGGTCCTGCTGATGTGGAGGACACAACAGGAGCAGCCACAGATAGCAAAGATGATGATGACATTGATCTTTTTGGATCTGATGATGAGGAG GAAagtgaagaagcaaagaaactgAGGGAGGAACGTCTGGCCCAGTATGAATCAAAGAAGTCCAAAA AACCAGCTGTTGTTGCCAAATCATCGATCTTGCTTGATGTGAAACCTTGGGATGATGAGACAGACATGGCCAAGCTAGAGGAATGTGTTCGAAGCATTCAAGCAGATGGATTGGTCTGGGGTTCCT CCAAGCTGGTACCAGTTGGCTATGGTATCAAAAAGCTTCAGATCCAGTGCGTTGTTGAAGATGATAAAGTTGGAACAGATATGCTGGAAGAGAGAATAACAGCTTTTGAAGATTATGTACAATCAATGGATGTAGCTGCTTTCAATAAGATTTAA